A single window of Cheilinus undulatus linkage group 12, ASM1832078v1, whole genome shotgun sequence DNA harbors:
- the sod1 gene encoding superoxide dismutase [Cu-Zn], which translates to MVLKAVCVLKGTGETSGTVYFQQESESEPVRVTGEISGLTPGEHGFHVHVFGDNTNGCISAGPHYNPFNKNHAGPNDAERHVGDLGNVTAGADNIAKIDITDKIITLTGPNSIIGRTMVIHEKEDDLGRGGNEESLKTGNAGGRLACGVIGITQ; encoded by the exons ATGGTGTTGAAAGCCGTGTGCGTGTTGAAAGGAACTGGTGAGACCAGCGGGACCGTTTATTTCCAACAAGAG AGTGAATCAGAACCTGTGAGGGTGACTGGAGAAATCTCAGGCCTTACTCCTGGTGAGCATGGTTTCCACGTCCATGTTTTTGGAGACAACACCAATG GTTGCATCAGTGCAGGCCCTCACTACAACCCCTTCAACAAGAATCATGCCGGTCCTAATGATGCAGAGAG GCACGTTGGGGATCTGGGGAATGTGACAGCCGGAGCAGACAACATTGCCAAGATAGACATCACGGATAAGATAATCACCCTCACTGGCCCAAACTCAATCATTGGCAGAACTATGGTG ATCCATGAGAAGGAAGACGACCTTGGAAGAGGAGGCAATGAAGAGAGTCTGAAAACTGGAAATGCTGGTGGCCGTCTGGCCTGTGGAGTCATTGGCATCACCCAGTAG